From Selenomonas ruminantium AC2024, a single genomic window includes:
- a CDS encoding DEAD/DEAH box helicase, which translates to MKQELKNFGEIELSRKVLQALREMGFEEPSPIQAQTIPLTLEGHDVIGQAQTGTGKTAAFGIPTVEKMAEKFHKVQALILTPTRELAIQTAEELNKIGKFKRVRTLPIYGGQAIDRQIRSLKRGVHAVVGTPGRLLDHLNRGTLDLTNVQTLVLDEADEMLDMGFIDDIENIIRQIPDGRQTLLFSATMPAPIEKLSRRYMQHPQRITITKENLTVPLIDQLYYETREKFEGLCRVLDVEETGKLIIFCRTKRAVDDLTASLDARGYSAGGLHGDLSQIQRDRVMKRFREGRIDILIATDVAARGIDIDDITHVINYDIPQDHESYVHRIGRTGRAGRKGVAMTFIEPKEYRQLRLIMKLAHTKIQRKELPTASDMLERQKDLVQERLIKTLQQNHYDDYHEIISDVAAEGFDMVDIAAAALKLSLEGFKDEKSDNNGFGDTGGAPGMVRLFLNIGRSQKIRPADIVRAIADEADIPGATIGVINIYDKFTFVEVPEDVAERVMNTMHRNTVKGYKVNVEPARKR; encoded by the coding sequence TTGAAACAGGAACTTAAAAACTTTGGTGAGATTGAACTTAGCCGTAAGGTGCTGCAGGCGCTTAGAGAGATGGGGTTTGAGGAACCTTCCCCCATTCAGGCGCAGACCATTCCGCTTACGCTGGAAGGCCATGATGTGATTGGTCAGGCGCAGACGGGGACGGGCAAGACGGCGGCGTTTGGCATTCCGACGGTGGAAAAGATGGCCGAGAAATTCCATAAGGTGCAGGCGCTCATTCTGACGCCGACCCGGGAACTGGCCATTCAGACTGCCGAGGAACTCAATAAAATCGGCAAGTTCAAGCGCGTGCGTACACTGCCCATCTACGGCGGGCAGGCCATTGACCGTCAGATTCGTTCGCTGAAACGCGGTGTTCATGCAGTAGTGGGTACGCCGGGGCGTCTGTTGGACCATTTGAACCGGGGCACGTTAGACCTTACCAATGTCCAGACTTTGGTGCTGGATGAAGCCGATGAAATGCTCGATATGGGCTTTATTGATGATATTGAAAATATCATCCGTCAGATTCCGGATGGCCGGCAGACTCTGCTGTTCTCCGCAACGATGCCGGCGCCCATTGAAAAGCTCTCCCGCCGCTATATGCAGCATCCGCAGCGCATTACCATCACCAAGGAGAACCTTACGGTTCCTCTGATTGACCAGCTTTATTACGAAACCCGCGAAAAGTTTGAAGGCCTCTGCCGGGTGCTGGATGTGGAAGAAACCGGCAAGCTCATCATCTTCTGCCGCACGAAGCGTGCTGTTGATGATTTGACGGCATCGCTGGATGCCCGCGGCTATTCTGCCGGCGGCCTCCATGGTGACCTTTCCCAGATTCAGCGTGACCGCGTGATGAAGCGTTTCCGCGAAGGGCGCATCGACATTCTGATTGCGACGGATGTGGCGGCCCGCGGCATTGATATTGACGATATCACCCATGTCATCAACTACGATATTCCGCAGGACCATGAATCCTATGTGCATCGCATTGGCCGTACGGGCCGTGCCGGCCGCAAGGGTGTGGCCATGACCTTTATCGAGCCCAAGGAATACCGTCAGCTGCGTCTTATCATGAAGCTAGCGCATACGAAGATTCAGCGCAAGGAACTGCCGACGGCTTCGGATATGCTGGAACGGCAGAAGGACTTGGTGCAGGAGCGTCTGATTAAGACCCTGCAGCAGAATCATTATGATGATTACCATGAAATCATTTCGGATGTGGCTGCCGAAGGCTTTGATATGGTGGACATTGCCGCTGCGGCTTTGAAACTTTCCTTGGAAGGCTTTAAGGATGAAAAGAGCGATAATAACGGCTTTGGTGATACCGGCGGAGCGCCGGGCATGGTGCGCCTGTTCCTGAACATCGGCCGCAGCCAGAAAATCCGTCCGGCAGATATCGTGCGGGCCATTGCTGACGAAGCGGACATTCCGGGGGCTACCATCGGAGTCATCAACATCTACGACAAGTTCACCTTTGTGGAAGTGCCGGAAGATGTGGCAGAACGGGTTATGAACA
- a CDS encoding ABC transporter substrate-binding protein yields the protein MRRYTSLLLTAFLLFILVVAGSAYFAGARHDDRNRPLREIVVYTTLPAEHASILTNAYEQSHNVRVNFVPLSSGEIIKRLQAQAEAGDEGAASMVLADKDTLNKAAVAGYFTPYLSEAGDQVPENFRQRDGYWVGVWYDPIVFCMNKDYLLTLPLVPDTWKELAAQPQVRIGITDFLAADASANLFMSMVAQFGDAATYDIWRQIHPKVVQYARYLSNPVRQAGMGEVDVAIAVESEAIRYMQGGYPLKIVYPADGTAAMITGTGIAYKAIPADAATAKEFADWLLSDEAQQALQKQEFYFVPTNPGTLAYKSFAGKNMLLFDQPVNFTDQQRHDFLDRWVKEVRFK from the coding sequence ATGAGAAGGTATACATCCCTGCTGCTGACGGCTTTTTTGTTGTTTATTCTGGTTGTGGCAGGTTCTGCATATTTTGCCGGAGCACGGCATGATGACAGGAACCGGCCTTTGCGGGAGATTGTGGTCTATACCACATTGCCTGCGGAGCATGCGTCGATTCTGACCAATGCTTATGAGCAATCCCACAACGTGCGGGTAAACTTCGTGCCGTTATCATCCGGGGAAATCATAAAGCGCTTGCAGGCTCAGGCAGAAGCCGGGGATGAGGGCGCAGCTTCCATGGTACTGGCGGATAAGGATACGCTAAATAAGGCCGCGGTGGCCGGTTATTTTACGCCTTATCTTTCGGAGGCCGGCGATCAGGTGCCGGAGAATTTTCGGCAGCGTGACGGTTATTGGGTCGGTGTCTGGTATGACCCAATCGTGTTCTGCATGAACAAGGATTACCTTTTGACCCTGCCCTTGGTGCCGGATACGTGGAAGGAACTGGCGGCTCAGCCTCAGGTGCGCATTGGCATTACGGACTTTTTGGCGGCTGACGCGTCAGCTAATCTCTTTATGAGCATGGTGGCGCAGTTCGGCGATGCAGCTACTTATGATATCTGGAGGCAGATACACCCCAAGGTGGTGCAGTATGCCCGGTATCTGTCCAATCCTGTCCGTCAGGCGGGCATGGGCGAAGTGGATGTGGCCATTGCCGTGGAAAGCGAGGCTATCCGCTATATGCAGGGGGGCTATCCCTTGAAAATTGTCTATCCTGCTGATGGCACAGCGGCCATGATAACCGGTACGGGAATTGCCTACAAGGCAATTCCTGCGGACGCTGCAACGGCTAAGGAATTTGCAGACTGGCTCCTGTCGGATGAAGCCCAGCAGGCTCTGCAGAAGCAGGAGTTCTACTTTGTACCTACCAATCCCGGTACACTGGCCTACAAGTCCTTTGCGGGAAAGAATATGCTGCTCTTTGACCAGCCGGTGAACTTCACGGACCAGCAGCGTCATGATTTTCTGGACCGTTGGGTCAAGGAAGTCCGCTTTAAGTAA
- a CDS encoding glutamate-5-semialdehyde dehydrogenase has translation MDIQAEVRKKAEAAKAASYKLGTLSTKVKNEALLAMAHALEQRSSMILAANAQDLEEARQKGVKRSYLDRLLLDENRIAGMAEGLRQTAALPDPIGQGDYSTVRPNGLEIRRVRVPLGVVGIIYEARPNVTADALALCLKSGNAVLLRGGSEAIRSNIAISSLLAEEAYKHGIPEGAIQFIDFTDREAVGVMTHLTGLLDVIIPRGGAGLIKRVVEDSSVPVIETGTGVCHTYVDESADLQMALDIAINAKTSRPSVCNAMETLLVHKNVAEKFLPMLYEGMAAKKVKLRGCDKARAICPEMQTAEEIDWSTEYGDLILSVKVVDDTAAAIEHINRYNTGHSETIVTRDLVNAARFQKEVDAAAVYVNASTRFTDGFEFGFGAEIGISTQKLHARGPMGLMELTSSKYLIMGEGQIR, from the coding sequence TTGGATATTCAGGCAGAAGTACGCAAAAAGGCAGAAGCGGCAAAAGCTGCATCCTACAAGCTGGGCACGCTTTCGACCAAGGTGAAGAATGAAGCTTTGCTGGCGATGGCCCATGCCTTAGAACAGCGCAGCAGCATGATTTTGGCAGCCAATGCGCAGGACTTGGAAGAAGCCCGGCAAAAGGGCGTCAAGCGTTCTTATCTGGACCGCCTGCTGCTCGATGAAAACCGCATTGCTGGCATGGCTGAAGGCCTGCGGCAGACGGCGGCTCTGCCTGACCCCATCGGTCAGGGCGATTATTCAACCGTACGGCCTAATGGGCTGGAAATCCGCCGCGTGCGGGTGCCGTTAGGCGTGGTGGGCATTATCTATGAAGCCCGCCCCAATGTTACGGCAGATGCTCTGGCGCTCTGCCTGAAATCCGGCAATGCCGTGCTCTTGCGCGGCGGCAGTGAGGCCATTCGCTCGAATATTGCCATCAGTTCACTCTTGGCCGAAGAAGCCTATAAGCATGGTATCCCCGAAGGGGCAATTCAGTTTATCGACTTTACGGATAGGGAAGCTGTGGGCGTTATGACGCATTTGACCGGTCTGTTGGACGTCATCATCCCCCGCGGCGGCGCAGGGCTGATCAAGCGGGTGGTGGAGGACAGCTCGGTACCTGTTATTGAAACCGGCACCGGCGTCTGCCATACCTATGTGGACGAAAGTGCGGATTTACAGATGGCACTCGATATTGCCATTAATGCCAAGACCAGCCGTCCGTCGGTCTGCAATGCCATGGAAACCCTGCTCGTACATAAGAATGTAGCTGAAAAATTCTTGCCGATGCTTTATGAAGGCATGGCGGCGAAAAAGGTGAAACTGCGTGGCTGTGATAAGGCGCGCGCCATCTGCCCGGAAATGCAGACGGCAGAAGAAATTGACTGGAGCACGGAATATGGTGATTTGATTCTGTCCGTCAAGGTAGTAGATGATACAGCGGCAGCGATAGAACATATCAACCGCTACAACACCGGCCATTCGGAAACGATTGTGACGCGTGACCTCGTGAACGCGGCGCGCTTCCAGAAGGAAGTGGATGCAGCGGCAGTATATGTCAATGCTTCGACCCGCTTTACGGACGGTTTTGAGTTCGGCTTTGGCGCGGAAATCGGCATCAGCACGCAGAAACTTCATGCTCGTGGGCCCATGGGGCTTATGGAGCTCACAAGCTCCAAGTATCTCATCATGGGTGAGGGGCAGATTCGCTGA
- the rimO gene encoding 30S ribosomal protein S12 methylthiotransferase RimO, with protein sequence MKAGFISLGCSKNLVDTEIMLGELKNHGIELTNNPAEADILIVNTCAFIQSAKEESITTVLNMADYKESGRCRSLIVAGCLGQRYKQELLDELPEADAILGTGAWGRIMEAVEETLKGHRVVLAGEDDTLYDAKTPRIRTTPDYTAYVKIAEGCDNRCAFCAIPQIRGKFRSRKIEDICAEVEQLTENGVREVVFIAQDSTNYGRDIYKRPALAELLREVVKVPKLKWVRTLYCYPKFFTDELIDVYATEPKVCKYVDLPLQHAHNSVLKSMHRPDTQEQMITLIKKLRERIPGVTIRSTFIVGFPGETDAQYQTLRNFLIEQRLDKVGVFTYSREEDTPAYNMENQISEEVMQERYHDLMSVQSKISEEVNQSFEGKVIEVLVEGRDEEQPNIAVGRSYREAPEVDGQVYIEGDTISKPGDVIKVKVLQGFTYDVVGEPVKE encoded by the coding sequence GTGAAAGCAGGTTTTATCAGTCTTGGCTGTTCCAAGAATCTGGTGGATACGGAAATCATGCTGGGGGAACTCAAGAACCACGGCATTGAACTGACCAATAACCCGGCGGAAGCCGATATTTTGATTGTCAACACGTGCGCCTTTATTCAGTCGGCCAAGGAAGAGTCCATTACCACGGTGCTGAATATGGCGGACTACAAGGAATCCGGCCGTTGCCGCAGTCTGATTGTGGCAGGGTGCTTAGGTCAGCGCTACAAGCAGGAACTGTTGGACGAACTGCCGGAAGCCGATGCCATTTTGGGTACCGGTGCCTGGGGCCGTATTATGGAAGCGGTGGAAGAAACGCTCAAAGGCCATCGTGTGGTACTGGCTGGGGAAGATGACACACTCTATGATGCCAAGACTCCCCGCATCCGCACCACTCCGGATTATACCGCTTATGTGAAGATTGCCGAAGGCTGTGACAACCGTTGCGCCTTCTGTGCCATCCCGCAGATTCGCGGCAAGTTCCGCAGCCGCAAGATTGAAGATATCTGTGCAGAAGTGGAACAACTCACGGAAAATGGTGTGCGGGAAGTAGTCTTTATCGCGCAGGACAGCACCAACTATGGCCGGGACATCTATAAACGTCCGGCTTTGGCAGAACTTCTGCGGGAAGTGGTTAAGGTGCCGAAACTCAAATGGGTGCGCACACTCTATTGCTATCCGAAATTCTTTACGGATGAACTCATTGATGTGTATGCGACGGAACCCAAGGTATGCAAGTATGTGGACCTGCCCTTGCAGCACGCCCATAACTCCGTGCTCAAATCCATGCACCGCCCGGACACCCAGGAACAGATGATTACGCTGATTAAGAAGCTGCGGGAACGCATCCCCGGCGTAACCATCCGTTCGACCTTTATCGTGGGCTTCCCCGGCGAAACGGATGCGCAGTATCAGACTCTGCGCAACTTCCTTATCGAGCAGCGCCTGGACAAGGTCGGTGTATTCACGTATTCGCGTGAGGAGGATACGCCGGCTTACAATATGGAAAATCAGATTTCCGAAGAGGTTATGCAGGAAAGATACCATGACCTCATGAGTGTGCAGAGCAAGATTTCCGAGGAAGTCAACCAGAGCTTCGAAGGAAAGGTTATCGAAGTCCTTGTGGAAGGACGCGATGAGGAACAGCCCAATATTGCGGTAGGACGCTCTTACCGTGAGGCACCGGAGGTTGACGGTCAGGTTTATATTGAGGGAGATACTATCAGCAAACCCGGTGATGTCATCAAGGTAAAAGTCCTTCAGGGCTTTACTTATGATGTTGTGGGCGAGCCGGTAAAAGAGTAA
- a CDS encoding LCP family protein, producing MDKINVTQQNIKHKRKLLAQRRRRARLRLLILLLFLGVIVTGVLFAGYALVSLGSKLNQEYQTMYEGYTQRQQMRRGTIDPRFDGYTNVLIVGLDEGVDIDGSTEKKADGIVVASFENNTGRLRFIHIPQDTWVNVTGSQEQTKIKYLYAMGGAPMLTRQVNNLLGISIHQYIVLDMAVFSELIDAIDGVDIYVEEDMNYDDAEGNISIHLPQGYQHLNGKQAQQYLRYRSDDLDDLGRMQRQQRFCKALYQNLLQLRTLTKLPTIAEIIKQRVETSAEIFDSVYLANTLRHLSSVPPESIILPGAPAADDPSIWVLDDAAAAQRIQELFPAEGPSEEK from the coding sequence ATGGACAAGATAAATGTCACCCAGCAAAATATAAAACATAAACGCAAGCTCTTGGCCCAAAGAAGGCGGCGGGCGAGGCTCAGGCTGTTGATTCTCCTCTTGTTCCTGGGCGTAATCGTCACCGGCGTACTCTTTGCTGGTTACGCTTTGGTGTCTTTGGGCTCCAAACTCAATCAGGAGTATCAGACCATGTATGAAGGCTACACCCAGCGCCAGCAGATGCGGCGGGGCACCATTGACCCGCGGTTTGACGGCTATACCAATGTGCTGATTGTGGGGCTGGATGAAGGTGTGGATATTGATGGCAGTACCGAGAAAAAAGCGGACGGCATCGTGGTGGCCAGTTTTGAAAACAATACCGGCAGGCTGCGCTTTATTCATATCCCACAGGATACCTGGGTGAATGTCACCGGCAGCCAGGAGCAGACAAAAATAAAATACCTTTATGCCATGGGGGGGGCTCCCATGCTGACACGTCAGGTCAATAATCTTTTGGGCATTTCCATTCATCAGTACATTGTGCTGGATATGGCGGTGTTCAGTGAGCTTATCGATGCCATTGATGGCGTGGATATCTATGTGGAAGAGGATATGAACTACGATGATGCAGAAGGCAACATCTCCATCCATCTTCCCCAGGGCTATCAACATCTGAATGGCAAGCAGGCCCAGCAGTACCTGCGGTATCGCAGTGATGATTTGGATGACTTGGGCCGCATGCAGCGGCAGCAGCGGTTCTGTAAGGCGCTTTATCAGAATCTCTTGCAGCTCAGAACCCTGACGAAGCTGCCGACCATTGCGGAGATTATCAAGCAGCGGGTGGAAACCAGCGCGGAGATTTTTGACTCCGTGTATCTGGCCAATACTCTGCGGCATTTGAGCAGTGTGCCACCAGAGAGTATTATCCTGCCCGGTGCACCGGCAGCGGATGACCCCTCTATCTGGGTGCTGGATGATGCCGCGGCAGCCCAGCGGATACAGGAACTTTTCCCGGCAGAGGGACCAAGTGAAGAAAAATAA
- a CDS encoding chemotaxis protein — translation MAAETTGDKKGILLETGTNEFEIVEFSIGQVNYGINVAKVREVITCPPVTAMPQAHPYIDGLFTLRGKAIPLVNLPRCLNVQSKAEPRNVIVTEINNYNIGFLVENVSRIHRISWKDMEPAPEVGDQSRVVGIIKMEDRIVLLIDFETIIAEINPEINAKLTTYEEATEDVKSKRSDVHVVVAEDSPMLRDLLVTTLHESGYRYVRDFGNGQDAWDYLQTLAQKPGKIEDHVRVIISDVEMPKMDGHRLLKLVREDENLNAVPLVLFSSLISEEMRIKGEQLGASGQIAKPEINQLIGLLDNLVFGVPIKDPNADEE, via the coding sequence ATGGCAGCAGAAACGACTGGAGACAAGAAAGGAATCTTGCTGGAGACCGGCACGAATGAGTTTGAAATTGTGGAATTCAGCATTGGACAAGTTAACTATGGCATCAACGTGGCAAAGGTACGCGAAGTAATTACCTGTCCGCCGGTGACGGCAATGCCGCAGGCTCATCCCTATATCGATGGCCTGTTCACCCTGCGCGGCAAGGCAATTCCGCTGGTAAATCTGCCGCGGTGTTTAAATGTGCAGTCCAAGGCAGAACCCCGCAATGTCATTGTTACGGAAATCAATAACTACAATATCGGTTTCCTGGTGGAAAATGTTTCCCGCATTCATCGTATTTCCTGGAAGGATATGGAGCCGGCTCCGGAAGTTGGCGACCAGTCCCGCGTGGTTGGTATCATCAAGATGGAAGACCGCATTGTGCTTCTGATTGACTTTGAGACCATCATTGCGGAAATCAATCCGGAAATCAATGCCAAGCTGACGACTTACGAAGAAGCTACCGAGGATGTTAAGAGCAAACGTTCCGATGTCCATGTAGTTGTAGCAGAAGATTCGCCGATGCTGCGTGACCTCTTGGTTACGACGCTGCATGAATCCGGCTACCGTTATGTCCGTGATTTCGGCAATGGTCAGGATGCCTGGGATTATCTGCAGACGCTTGCCCAGAAACCTGGCAAAATCGAAGACCATGTGCGGGTTATCATCTCCGACGTGGAAATGCCCAAGATGGATGGTCATCGCCTGCTGAAACTGGTGCGTGAGGATGAAAACCTCAACGCCGTGCCGTTGGTACTGTTCTCATCCCTAATCAGTGAAGAGATGCGCATCAAAGGTGAACAGCTGGGTGCTTCCGGACAGATTGCTAAGCCGGAAATCAATCAGCTGATTGGACTTTTGGATAATCTCGTATTTGGAGTGCCGATTAAGGATCCGAATGCGGATGAAGAATAA
- the rsfS gene encoding ribosome silencing factor, with the protein MTIEEMSQAVCKAASDKKARDIVVMDMRELSPSTDYFVVCSANTATQVRAIADSIEEQLQEAGVDFFHKEGYREGEWVLLDYGDVVAHVFMQEAREYYALEQLWGDAKLSVYED; encoded by the coding sequence ATGACCATTGAAGAAATGAGCCAGGCAGTTTGCAAAGCAGCCAGCGATAAGAAAGCCAGAGATATTGTGGTGATGGATATGCGGGAATTGTCCCCGTCCACGGATTACTTTGTTGTCTGCTCTGCCAACACGGCAACTCAGGTGCGGGCTATTGCCGACAGCATTGAAGAACAGTTGCAGGAAGCTGGCGTGGACTTCTTCCATAAGGAAGGCTACCGCGAAGGCGAATGGGTATTGCTCGATTACGGTGATGTAGTTGCCCATGTTTTCATGCAGGAAGCCCGTGAGTACTACGCATTAGAACAGCTTTGGGGCGATGCTAAGCTGTCCGTTTACGAAGACTGA
- the nadD gene encoding nicotinate-nucleotide adenylyltransferase has translation MKKRIGLMGGTFDPIHLAHLHIAEESREAFKLDEVRFIPAAQPPHKLGRKIASAEQRIKMVELAIAANPCFCLDLLEMERKGPSYSWLMVQEMQHKLGEDAELYFITGSDSINDLPTWNHPRELVGACQFIGTTRPEIPFDEKLLLDYFGPELRSHIHELQVPLMEISSTQIRERVAAGRSIRYLVPENVADYIEKEGLYK, from the coding sequence ATGAAAAAGCGAATAGGGCTGATGGGGGGCACATTTGACCCCATTCATCTGGCTCATTTGCATATTGCGGAAGAATCCCGGGAGGCTTTTAAGTTGGACGAAGTACGCTTCATTCCTGCGGCGCAGCCACCGCACAAGCTGGGACGGAAAATCGCTTCAGCAGAGCAGCGGATAAAAATGGTGGAGCTGGCCATTGCGGCTAATCCCTGTTTTTGTCTGGACTTGCTGGAGATGGAGCGCAAGGGGCCGTCTTATTCCTGGCTTATGGTGCAGGAGATGCAGCATAAGCTGGGGGAAGATGCTGAGCTTTACTTTATTACCGGTTCAGATTCCATTAACGACCTGCCAACCTGGAATCATCCCCGGGAATTGGTGGGAGCCTGTCAGTTTATTGGCACCACCCGGCCGGAGATTCCCTTTGATGAGAAATTGCTGTTGGACTATTTTGGCCCTGAACTCAGAAGTCATATCCATGAACTGCAGGTGCCGCTGATGGAAATTTCCTCCACGCAGATTCGGGAGCGGGTGGCAGCAGGCCGTTCCATCCGCTATTTAGTACCAGAAAATGTAGCTGATTACATCGAAAAAGAAGGTTTATACAAATGA
- the yqeK gene encoding bis(5'-nucleosyl)-tetraphosphatase (symmetrical) YqeK has product MSFAMKYEEMRELLAKSLKPSRYQHSVGVAETAVFLAERFGIDREQAQVAGLLHDCAREFPNEDLIQEAEKRQIAVEPVEKQMPLLLHAYVGAHLVVEKYGVNDKAVEQAIWRHTVGGAQMTELDKIIWFADMIEPQRDYPGVEKLRELSRTASLDEMMLAGLTKSIAFVLQKGGLIHPDTVIARNEILLNR; this is encoded by the coding sequence ATGAGTTTTGCCATGAAATACGAGGAAATGCGGGAGCTTTTGGCAAAGAGCCTGAAGCCATCCCGCTATCAGCACTCTGTGGGCGTAGCGGAGACGGCGGTGTTTCTGGCGGAACGTTTCGGCATCGATAGGGAGCAGGCGCAGGTGGCAGGACTTCTCCACGACTGTGCCCGGGAATTTCCCAATGAGGATTTGATTCAGGAAGCAGAAAAGCGGCAGATTGCAGTGGAGCCAGTGGAAAAGCAGATGCCCCTGTTGCTTCATGCCTATGTAGGTGCCCATCTGGTGGTGGAAAAATACGGCGTCAATGACAAGGCGGTGGAGCAGGCCATCTGGCGGCATACCGTGGGCGGGGCGCAGATGACGGAGCTGGATAAAATCATCTGGTTCGCGGATATGATTGAGCCACAGCGGGATTATCCCGGCGTTGAGAAACTGCGGGAACTTTCGCGGACTGCCAGCCTGGATGAGATGATGCTGGCGGGCCTTACCAAGTCCATTGCCTTTGTGCTCCAAAAGGGCGGACTGATTCATCCCGATACGGTCATTGCCAGAAATGAAATACTGCTTAATAGATAG
- a CDS encoding S1 RNA-binding domain-containing protein, whose protein sequence is MEEQRKRKYGPSTVATLKVVRESELGAFLDAETGNTNDDILLHKNQQTHPVNIGDEVEVFLYLDPKRKLTASMRVPKMREGQIARLKVINVSRDGAFVDVGAERGIFMPYAGMRGRPQIGEVVWAKLYTDKSGRLAVTMEVEDEMRRASQPAKGVKKGQMVKGAIYNYTDAGAFLFSEERYIVFIANKEMNPQARPRVGEVVTARVTYIRDDGRLNASLKESKEKALITDAEKIMELLQNRNGKMPYSDESSPEVIRDKFGISKAAFKRALGHLLRENRIVEEDGWTYLKEN, encoded by the coding sequence ATGGAAGAACAGCGTAAAAGAAAATACGGCCCCAGCACGGTAGCAACTTTGAAGGTGGTGCGTGAGTCGGAGTTGGGGGCCTTCCTCGATGCGGAAACCGGCAACACCAATGACGATATTCTCCTGCATAAGAATCAGCAGACCCATCCGGTGAATATCGGTGATGAAGTGGAAGTGTTCCTCTATCTTGACCCCAAACGCAAACTGACCGCCAGCATGCGGGTGCCCAAAATGCGCGAAGGTCAGATTGCCCGCCTCAAGGTCATCAACGTGAGCCGCGATGGTGCTTTCGTGGATGTCGGAGCTGAGCGTGGCATCTTCATGCCCTATGCCGGCATGCGCGGTCGTCCCCAGATTGGGGAAGTGGTCTGGGCAAAACTCTACACCGATAAATCCGGCCGTTTGGCCGTCACCATGGAAGTAGAGGATGAAATGCGCCGGGCTTCGCAGCCAGCCAAAGGTGTGAAAAAGGGACAGATGGTCAAAGGCGCCATCTATAACTACACCGATGCCGGCGCGTTCTTGTTCAGTGAGGAGCGCTATATCGTCTTTATCGCCAACAAGGAAATGAATCCGCAGGCCCGTCCAAGGGTTGGCGAAGTGGTTACGGCCCGCGTTACCTACATCCGCGATGATGGCCGTCTCAATGCTTCCTTGAAGGAGAGCAAGGAAAAGGCACTCATTACCGATGCGGAAAAGATTATGGAGCTCTTGCAGAATCGCAATGGCAAAATGCCTTATAGTGACGAGTCCTCGCCCGAGGTCATCCGCGATAAGTTCGGCATTTCCAAGGCCGCCTTCAAGCGGGCTTTGGGCCATCTCCTGCGGGAAAATCGCATTGTCGAAGAAGACGGTTGGACCTATCTCAAAGAAAATTAA